A stretch of the Uranotaenia lowii strain MFRU-FL chromosome 3, ASM2978415v1, whole genome shotgun sequence genome encodes the following:
- the LOC129758458 gene encoding polypeptide N-acetylgalactosaminyltransferase 35A-like: protein MSKDKPKRISNMVSKSFLWGVIAASLTWSVSLYLYWNLSNGSASGSTLASRAVPATATGTKNGAPVEQEPLSRKQSLGRFENLVEIGPQDGAKSLGKSVDMLKEKYRRYQKEREYRKASHRLIDELQPIMPNGTDEFGMVRNSEEQFIRDVGYRKHAFNVLVSNKIGPFRDVPDTRHKLCNEQSYDKVLPPASIIMCFYNEHLHTLIRSVNTVLKRTPSYLLHEVVLVDDYSDIDDLREELENELKKLNSPKVRLIRNTEREGLMRSRVYGARNATGDVLIFLDSHIEVNEQWIEPLLQRIKINRTILAMPVIDIINSDTFAYTSSPLVRGGFNWGLHFKWDNLPKGTLAKETDFVGPFLSPTMAGGLFAVDRKYFKELGEYDMGMDVWGGENLEISFRAWQCGGSIELIPCSRIGHIFRKRRPYGSPDGTDTMIRNSLRLARVWMDDYIKYFYENQPQAKSLDAGDISDRQVLRNRLQCKSFDWYLKNIYPQLRLPGEKTTDSNVSQPKFQPWHSRKRNYVSNFQIRLSNTTLCITTESAKEKSLWKKGSHLVLQPCLRVKQQMWFETERSELVLGQLLCLEAPSSATKGTPLLQKCHEMGGDQAWKHRKTKGTPIYNIASGSCLSVHETRKGAPVALDLCVNSPRSTWDLVIS from the exons AATGGTAGCGCCTCCGGGAGTACCTTGGCTTCCCGAGCAGTTCCGGCCACTGCTACTGGAACCAAGAATGGAGCCCCGGTGGAACAGGAACCGCTGAGTCGTAAGCAATCTTTGGGACGCTTTGAGAATTTGGTAGAAATAGGACCCCAGGATGGGGCCAAGAGTTTGGGCAAAAGTGTCGATATGTTGAAGGAGAAATATCGTCGTTACCAGAAGGAGCGGGAATACAGGAAGGCTAGCCACCGGTTGATCGATGAGCTGCAACCGATTATGCCCAATGGGACCGATGAGTTCGGGATGGTGAGGAACTCGGAGGAACAGTTTATCCGGGATGTTGGCTATAGGAAGCACGCTTTTAATGTGCTTGTTAGCAATAAGATTGGACCGTTCAGAGATGTACCAGATACCAGACACAAGTT GTGTAACGAACAGAGCTACGACAAAGTTCTGCCACCAGCCTCGATTATCATGTGTTTCTACAATGAACATCTCCATACGTTGATCCGTTCGGTGAATACGGTTCTTAAACGCACCCCTTCGTACTTGTTGCACGAAGTTGTACTGGTCGATGATTATAGCGATATCGATGATTTGCGAGAAGAGTTggaaaatgaacttaagaaGTTGAATAGTCCAAAAGTCAGACTGATTCGTAACACGGAACGAGAAGGACTGATGCGGTCCAGAGTTTATGGAGCTCGCAATGCAACGGGTGATGTTTTGATATTCTTGGACAGTCATATCGAGGTCAATGAACAGTGGATCGAACCACTTTTACAGCGCATCAAGATCAATAGAACGATTCTGGCCATGCCAGTGATAGACATTATCAACTCAGATACTTTTGCTTATACATCAAGCCCGTTGGTACGAGGAGGATTCAACTGGGGCTTACATTTCAAATGGGACAACCTGCCAAAAGGTACTTTAGCCAAAGAGACTGACTTTGTTGGTCCTTTTCTTTCGCCAACAATGGCTGGAGGGCTTTTTGCCGTAGATCGAAAATACTTCAAGGAACTAGGCGAATACGATATGGGTATGGATGTTTGGGGtggtgaaaatttggaaatttcttTCCGAGCTTGGCAATGTGGAGGATCAATCGAGTTGATACCGTGCTCCAGAATTGGACACATTTTCCGTAAACGACGTCCATACGGATCTCCAGATGGAACTGACACCATGATACGTAACTCCCTGAGATTGGCTCGAGTGTGGATGGACGATTATATAAAATACTTTTACGAGAACCAACCGCAAGCCAAAAGTCTAGATGCAGGTGATATTTCTGATCgtcaagttttgagaaatcgCTTACAATGCAAATCGTTTGACTGGTACTTGAAAAATATCTACCCTCAACTGCGACTTCCCGGTGAAAAGACAACAGATAGCAATGTGTCGCagccaaaatttcaaccatgGCATTCCCGAAAACGGAACTACGTTAGTAATTTCCAGATTCGCCTCAGCAATACAACCCTTTGTATCACCACGGAAAGTGCGAAGGAAAAAAGTTTGTGGAAAAAAGGTTCTCACTTGGTGCTACAACCATGCTTACGAGTCAAGCAACAGATGTGGTTTGAAACGGAACGATCAGAGCTGGTCCTAGGGCAACTACTCTGCTTGGAAGCACCATCCAGTGCAACCAAGGGAACCCCACTGTTGCAAAAGTGCCATGAAATGGGAGGCGATCAAGCCTGGAAACATCGCAAAACG AAAGGAACTCCCATCTACAACATCGCTTCCGGGAGCTGTCTGTCGGTCCATGAAACCAGGAAAGGTGCCCCGGTGGCGTTAGATTTGTGCGTCAACTCGCCACGCAGCACCTGGGATTTGGTGATATCATGA
- the LOC129758479 gene encoding 39S ribosomal protein L34, mitochondrial-like: MALVRSFQILIPLVAPKMPTTSLLGAGNLASSLTEASAGGAWSTLSARTVIRNQFPRAKETKRVRVHGWWTRMATREGRRILMRRILKGRHVLSH; encoded by the exons ATGGCCCTCGTTCGATCCTTCCA AATTTTAATCCCCCTGGTAGCACCGAAGATGCCCACAACATCGCTGCTGGGTGCCGGTAACTTGGCCAGCAGCCTAACGGAAGCTTCGGCTGGCGGTGCTTGGTCTACCCTATCGGCACGGACCGTCATCCGCAATCAGTTTCCCCGGGCCAAAGAAACCAAACGGGTGCGAGTTCATGGCTGGTGGACCCGAATGGCCACCCGGGAAGGTCGACGAATCTTGATGCGCCGGATTTTGAAGGGTCGTCATGTGTTGTCTCATTAA
- the LOC129758477 gene encoding uncharacterized protein LOC129758477 encodes MQRFNIIVTANYRPVYPWLPFLSQDHQQQVMMAVDRVKQIAMPKEVYAEERGEQQKKVSSIPEIVRFLEPTERVTQPIVSSSSTLRRTSWCGQNKRLRCKRTIKSMRFVKLLISGFPYNSPL; translated from the exons aTGCAGCGATTTAACATTATCGTAACTGCCAACTATCGCCCAGTGTATCCGTGGCTGCCTTTTTTGTCCCAGGATCATCAGCAGCAAGTCATGATGGCCGTTGATCGAGTGAAACAAATTGCTATGCCCAAAGAAGTGTATGCGGAAGAACGGG GCGAGCAGCAGAAAAAAGTAAGCAGCATCCCGGAAATCGTTCGATTCCTCGAACCAACTGAAAGAGTGACGCAGCCGATTGTAAGCTCAAGTTCGACCTTGAGGAGGACCAGCTGGTGCGGACAAAATAAACGGTTGAGGTGCAAACGAACCATCAAATCAATGAG GTTCGTTAAATTGCTGATCAGTGGTTTCCCCTACAACAGTCCACTTTGA
- the LOC129753328 gene encoding uncharacterized protein LOC129753328, giving the protein MKPSSGSNPVATPNQLRKGYNCYACSEPDSICDLVQCDRCKRWWHQSCAGVTPSVENRPWSCRLCSPVPSQPTIRAKSTTSEKSSRARKRDLQLQQLDEKRALDRKAREVTLRATLEEIEAEKQHVSERFSVMQAEDSSSEEEEEGDRSILNTTIERSYRTQDWVQSSPTINEVNQQQATNSSAIQTESNHQELPPTPQRITGAFPKRRSMVQHPDLGPSRMNWPNWDSLSLVGMHQWESLLLRKNIFHVQDPKAGPLDRNAVYGSPVIDRTVQDSTSTAKDKSEVQLYQSGPSAPALAPPTSSGYCLPVPEITSRSVLSAPNQETSNRNVEPAFLRPSSKPTVPNPNWAQPIPAMAQRQQVGPRGKQILEEQRSSKAGQPPYQQWPERSTMIPSVVQPSTSGQPVPSSRASNQQRLASTQPPVTTPPPLHQAQELLINALLDKVRSVPAPKADKLATFIDFGIAVQSLCGHLDAANQQDHLSNPSLLNELVNRLPPDYQFKWVEFSEFEERVDLKLFSTFVTKVAKSASRVSVYNGAVKREDKLKPKRGSLNVHSECEERNQVPIEKLCPACFRNQHSLKDCSRFSAISVDERWNLVQRYGACRNCLNFHGKRSCRISGRCGVNGCTHRHHQLLHSGRSKNLTSNPREPGSGSGHQNKPTTRNSANTVVPISQPSTSHTPTHGNNYAHHSPELTFLFRILPITVHGNGKSVETFAFVDEGSSLTMVEDSLVEELGIQGTPQVLCLQWTGDMMRTEQESKIVDIKISGPSKNKMRLSDARTVSNLALSTQSLDYEGLVRNYAHLKGLPVASYKDAVPRILIGVNNLHMTVPLRIKQGRTNEPVAAKTKLGWCIYGGRSSEHTAVQVNYHACSCSQDDSLHKVVREYFEMEDMGIHATTKLESEADMRARRILKESTQKQGDRYETGLLWKYDQFEFPDSYPMAFKRYECLEKKMARNPELRLNLTKQMESYQAKGYAHQITEDEKMNSDPRRVWYLPLGVVVNPKKPGKVRMIWDASATVDGISLNTMLLKGPDELAPLPWVLFRFRQYEFAVTGDIAEMFHQIRINERDRQAQRFLWRPDGSSKPETYVMDVATFGSACSPASAQYVKNRNAQEFKQTSPRAVEGIINGHYVDDYAESFSTVAEAIQIATEIKSIHAAGGFNIRDWRSNSEKVVKALDGNVSSEPKSLKLETTLTAERVLGMHWLPHDDVLGYSTALAPELQEIVSSKRKPTKREALRCLMTFFDPLGLLAAFVLHGKVLLQDIWRAGTQWDEVVGDEEHEKWLRWIEGFPLIDSLQIPRCYFDSVDYDDIQLHIFVDASEDACAAVGYFRVPKITGGTVLAWIRSDHRRYTQFVACRVGEILSNTNIAEWRWVPSKQNVADLATKWGQGPPLTAENAWFRGPDFLQEGEDEWPQPRKPTSTEEELKTSRQVSCLHSGFVAPVAIVDTSRFSKWERMLRTVAYAHRYVNRRLKMYPVEAESSYLSQEELLAAENTLFWIAQQQSYPVEASILRRNLHQNSNGQDHLPKHSELHHISPYFDENFVLRVDSRVGAAKNVAMTVRYPVILPPTHRITELIIDFYHRKFLHANFETVVNELRQSFHISKIRATVKKVIRQCQHCKVYRCKPQVPRMGPLPAARLASFERPFSYVGLDLFGPILVKRGRSSVKRWVALFTCLTIRAVHVEVVHSLTTESCIMSIRRFIVRRGAPLEIHSDNGTNFRGAGNILEQQIGQFQDDLAATFTNTHTKWVFIPPGTPHMGGSWERMVRSVKTAMEKSLCVGRKLDDEGLNTFVVEAEGVVNSRPLTYLPLDSEEAESLTPNHFLLGSSNGVKQPSKQFVDVAVALKSTWNQIECQLDMFWRRWVWEYLPTLTRRTKWFNEVQEIGVGNLVVIVNEAKRNGWVRGRVLEVFPGVDGRVRHAVVQTNRGLSRQSVSRLAVLDVELMGDTDPKAVIGQRHEGEDVDIGNTASVAFDAPLSTRRCEMQFSGERIN; this is encoded by the exons ATGAAACCTTCTTCCGGAAGTAATCCCGTTGCTACACCGAACCAACTCCGAAAGGGGTACAACTGCTATGCGTGCTCGGAGCCTGATTCCATTTGCGATCTCGTCCAGTGTGATCGCTGCAAGCGCTGGTGGCATCAATCGTGTGCGGGAGTTACTCCGTCGGTGGAAAATCGGCCATGGTCTTGCCGACTATGCTCACCAGTACCCAGCCAGCCAACAATTCGTGCTAAATCAACTACTTCCGAGAAAAGCTCCCGGGCTCGCAAACGTGATCTTCAGCTGCAGCAGCTTGATGAAAAGCGCGCATTGGATCGCAAAGCGAGGGAGGTGACATTGAGAGCCACGTTGGAAGAAATAGAGGCCGAGAAACAGCATGTCTCGGAGAGATTCTCCGTTATGCAGGCGGAGGATTCTTCCagcgaagaagaagaagaaggtgaTCGATCGATTTTGAACACTACAATCGAGCGGTCTTATAGAACTCAAGATTGGGTACAATCATCGCCCACCATCAACGAAGTGAATCAGCAGCAGGCAACGAATAGCAGCGCGATTCAAACCGAATCCAACCATCAAGAATTGCCACCGACCCCCCAGCGGATTACCGGTGCCTTTCCAAAGCGGCGCAGTATGGTCCAGCATCCGGATCTGGGTCCTTCCAGAATGAACTGGCCGAATTGGGATTCCCTTTCCTTGGTAGGAATGCATCAATGGGAATCGTTATTACTGCGAAAGAACATCTTTCACGTGCAAGATCCGAAAGCAGGGCCGCTAGATCGTAACGCGGTTTATGGGTCGCCGGTTATTGATCGTACGGTCCAGGATTCCACCAGTACAGCGAAGGATAAATCAGAGGTCCAACTATACCAGTCGGGACCATCAGCTCCAGCGTTGGCACCTCCGACCAGTTCTGGTTATTGTCTACCAGTACCGGAAATTACTTCACGCTCGGTGCTCAGTGCGCCGAATCAGGAGACATCGAATAGGAATGTCGAACCGGCATTCCTTAGGCCTTCATCAAAACCAACGGTACCCAACCCAAATTGGGCGCAGCCTATTCCGGCGATGGCTCAACGGCAGCAGGTCGGTCCGAGGGGCAAGCAAATATTGGAGGAGCAGCGTTCATCGAAAGCGGGTCAACCGCCCTACCAGCAGTGGCCGGAGCGATCGACGATGATACCGTCGGTGGTCCAGCCTTCAACGTCGGGTCAACCGGTGCCATCTTCAAGGGCTTCCAACCAGCAACGGCTCGCATCAACACAGCCACCGGTAACCACTCCTCCCCCCCTCCATCAAGCTCAAG AGCTTCTTATCAATGCCCTACTGGATAAAGTTCGTTCCGTCCCCGCACCGAAAGCGGATAAGCTTGCGACTTTCATAGATTTCGGGATTGCGGTACAAAGTCTTTGTGGTCATTTGGATGCCGCCAATCAACAAGACCATCTGTCAAATCCGAGTCTGCTGAACGAGTTAGTGAACCGACTGCCTCCAGACTATCAGTTCAAGTGGGTGGAGTTTAGTGAATTCGAAGAAAGAGTGgatctgaaattgttttcaacGTTTGTGACGAAAGTGGCGAAGTCTGCGAGCCGTGTCTCCGTCTACAACGGAGCTGTGAAAAGGGAGGACAAGCTGAAACCGAAGCGTGGATCCTTGAATGTGCACTCGGAGTGTGAGGAACGGAACCAGGTGCCTATCGAAAAACTCTGCCCAGCCTGTTTTCGAAATCAACATTCACTGAAAGATTGTAGCAGGTTTTCAGCTATCAGTGTCGACGAGCGGTGGAACCTTGTGCAGCGATATGGAGCGTGCCGCAATTGCCTGAACTTCCACGGGAAGCGGTCCTGTCGTATCAGCGGTAGGTGTGGAGTCAACGGCTGTACACATCGTCACCATCAGCTCCTACATTCCGGCCGTTCGAAAAACCTGACATCAAACCCACGAGAACCTGGTTCAGGAAGCGGACATCAGAACAAGCCAACGACGAGGAATTCTGCTAACACCGTAGTGCCAATTTCACAGCCATCTACTTCTCATACACCAACCCATGGAAACAACTATGCCCACCATAGTCCGGAACTTACTTTCTTGTTCCGAATTCTTCCGATTACGGTTCATGGGAACGGCAAGTCAGTGGAGACCTTTGCCTTTGTTGATGAAGGGTCGTCACTCACTATGGTCGAAGACTCGCTCGTTGAAGAGCTAGGAATACAAGGAACACCACAGGTTTTGTGCCTCCAGTGGACCGGCGATATGATGCGTACAGAGCAGGAGTCCAAGATTGTCGACATCAAGATTTCTGGTCCGAGTAAAAACAAGATGCGTTTAAGCGACGCGCGTACGGTGAGCAACCTTGCACTCTCCACTCAATCTCTGGATTACGAAGGTCTGGTTAGAAACTATGCACACTTGAAAGGGCTTCCAGTTGCCAGTTACAAAGATGCCGTGCCAAGGATCCTCATTGGCGTCAACAACTTACACATGACAGTTCCGCTTCGGATCAAACAAGGTCGCACGAACGAGCCGGTGGCAGCGAAGACGAAGCTGGGTTGGTGCATTTATGGTGGTCGGTCCTCAGAGCACACAGCAGTCCAGGTGAACTATCACGCGTGTAGCTGTTCACAAGACGATTCACTGCACAAAGTAGTGAGAGAATACTTCGAGATGGAAGACATGGGGATTCATGCTACTACGAAACTCGAGTCAGAAGCTGATATGAGAGCGCGCAGGATTCTGAAGGAATCGACACAGAAGCAAGGAGACCGATACGAGACGGGTctgctgtggaagtacgatcaATTTGAATTTCCCGACAGTTATCCGATGGCCTTTAAACGATACGAGTGCCTGGAGAAGAAGATGGCTCGGAATCCGGAACTGCGTCTAAATTTGACGAAGCAAATGGAGAGCTACCAAGCCAAAGGGTATGCACATCAAATAACcgaagatgagaaaatgaacTCCGATCCAAGACGTGTCTGGTACTTACCACTAGGCGTTGTGGTGAATCCGAAGAAGCCCGGGAAAGTGCGGATGATTTGGGATGCATCAGCGACAGTCGACGGCATCTCACTAAACACTATGCTGCTCAAAGGTCCAGACGAGTTAGCCCCTCTTCCCTGGGTGCTTTTCCGGTTCCGACAGTACGAGTTTGCAGTTACCGGAGACATTGCTGAAATGTTTCACCAGATCCGTATCAACGAGCGTGACAGACAAGCGCAGCGGTTTCTTTGGAGGCCGGATGGAAGCAGTAAACCTGAAACCTACGTAATGGACGTCGCTACGTTCGGTTCAGCGTGTTCACCAGCGTCAGCCCAGTACGTGAAAAACAGGAACGCCCAGGAATTCAAACAAACAAGCCCTCGCGCGGTCGAAGGAATTATAAACGGCCATTATGTTGACGACTACGCCGAAAGTTTCAGCACCGTAGCCGAGGCAATACAGATAGCGACTGAGATCAAATCGATACACGCAGCAGGTGGTTTCAACATACGGGACTGGAGATCAAACAGTGAGAAAGTTGTGAAAGCTCTTGATGGAAACGTTTCTTCCGAACCCAAATCCCTGAAGCTGGAGACAACTTTGACTGCCGAAAGAGTGCTCGGAATGCACTGGCTGCCGCATGACGACGTCTTGGGCTATTCTACCGCTTTGGCCCCGGAACTGCAGGAGATAGTGTCGTCTAAACGTAAACCTACGAAGCGCGAGGCACTTCGCTGTCTTATGACGTTTTTCGACCCCTTAGGGTTGCTCGCAGCATTTGTGTTGCATGGAAAGGTCTTACTCCAGGATATTTGGCGCGCTGGTACGCAATGGGACGAAGTCGTGGGAGACGAAGAGCACGAGAAATGGCTACGCTGGATCGAAGGTTTTCCGCTTATCGATAGCTTGCAGATTCCACGATGTTACTTCGACAGTGTTGACTACGATGATATACAACTCCACATTTTCGTGGATGCTAGCGAGGACGCCTGCGCTGCTGTGGGATACTTCCGTGTTCCAAAGATAACCGGGGG CACTGTGCTGGCATGGATCCGGTCCGATCATCGGAGATACACCCAGTTCGTAGCCTGCAGAGTAGGGGAAATCCTTTCAAACACCAACATCGCAGAGTGGCGATGGGTCCCATCAAAACAGAACGTCGCCGACCTCGCCACCAAATGGGGACAAGGCCCGCCTTTGACTGCAGAAAACGCTTGGTTTCGTGGTCCGGATTTCCTTCAAGAAGGCGAGGACGAATGGCCACAACCGAGGAAGCCGACTAGCACCGAGGAGGAGTTGAAGACGTCTCGCCAAGTATCCTGTCTCCATTCTGGGTTTGTAGCTCCAGTAGCGATCGTCGACACCAGTAGATTCAGCAAGTGGGAGCGAATGCTGCGAACTGTGGCATATGCACATCGCTACGTAAATCGTCGACTTAAGATGTATCCCGTCGAAGCAGAAAGCAGTTACCTGAGCCAGGAGGAGTTGTTAGCAGCTGAAAACACACTGTTCTGGATAGCGCAGCAACAATCGTACCCGGTGGAGGCATCTATCCTTCGACGAAATCTTCACCAGAACTCGAACGGTCAGGATCATCTCCCAAAGCATAGCGAACTACATCACATTTCACCATACTTCGACGAAAACTTTGTCCTCAGAGTGGATAGCCGAGTTGGAGCAGCAAAAAACGTCGCCATGACAGTTAGGTATCCTGTCATTCTTCCTCCGACCCACAGAATTACTGAGCTGATCATCGACTTCTATCATCGAAAGTTCCTGCATGCCAACTTTGAAACTGTGGTGAACGAGCTTCGTCAGTCCTTCCACATTTCGAAGATTAGAGCAACGGTCAAGAAAGTAATCCGCCAGTGTCAACATTGCAAGGTATACAGGTGCAAACCACAGGTACCTAGGATGGGTCCTCTGCCCGCAGCACGGCTAGCATCGTTCGAACGTCCATTTAGCTACGTCGGTTTAGACCTGTTTGGTCCAATCCTGGTCAAGAGAGGCAGAAGTTCGGTTAAACGCTGGGTGGCTCTATTTACCTGCTTAACCATTAGAGCAGTTCACGTCGAAGTAGTCCACAGCCTCACAACAGAATCCTGCATTATGAGCATTCGGCGCTTTATTGTTCGACGAGGGGCACCACTGGAAATCCATTCGGATAACGGAACCAACTTCCGTGGAGCCGGCAACATTCTAGAACAACAAATCGGCCAGTTTCAGGACGACTTAGCAGCAACCTTCACCAACACTCACACCAAGTGGGTCTTCATACCTCCAGGAACGCCGCACATGGGAGGGAGCTGGGAGCGTATGGTACGCTCGGTGAAAACGGCCATGGAAAAAAGCTTGTGCGTGGGACGGAAGCTAGACGACGAAGGCCTGAATACATTTGTAGTAGAAGCTGAAGGAGTCGTCAACTCCCGACCCCTGACGTACCTACCATTGGATAGCGAGGAAGCTGAATCCCTGACGCCCAACCACTTTTTGCTAGGCAGC